The Castor canadensis chromosome 8, mCasCan1.hap1v2, whole genome shotgun sequence genome contains a region encoding:
- the LOC109694844 gene encoding putative olfactory receptor 1F12P, producing the protein MEKENQTSVSEFILLGFSSWPGQQALLFALFLCLYLTGLFGNILILLAIGSNHHLHTPMYFFLANLSFVDLCLPSATVPKMLLNIQTQTHSISYPGCLVQMYFCMMFANMDNFLLTMMAYDRYVAICHPLHYSTIMTQHLCTSLVTVSWIIATLNPLLHTIMMACLHFCSDNIIHHFFCDISYLLPLSCSDTSLNQLMVLAVVGLIFVVPSVCILASYILIVSAVMKIPSVQGKLKAFSTCGSHLALVVLFYGAITGVYMSPSSNHSTDKDSAASVIFMVVAPVLNPFIYSLRNNELKRTFKKTLGQRKVFSQ; encoded by the coding sequence atggaaaaagaaaatcaaacaagtGTTTCTGAATTTATTCTTCTGGGCTTCTCCAGTTGGCCAGGGCAGCAGGCGCTCCTCTTTGCACTTTTTCTGTGTCTCTATttaacaggactatttggaaacaTACTCATCCTGCTGGCAATTGGCTCAAACCATCACCTCCACACACCTATGTATTTCTTCCTTGCCAATCTGTCCTTTGTAGACCTCTGTCTTCCTTCAGCTACAGTCCCCAAGATGCTACTAAACATTCAAACACAGACTCATTCCATCTCTTATCCGGGATGCTTGGTTCAGATGTACTTCTGTATGATGTTTGCCAACATGGACAATTTTCTTCTCACAATGATGGCATATGACCgttatgtggccatctgtcatcCTTTGCATTATTCTACCATTATGACCCAGCATCTCTGTACCTCTCTGGTGACTGTATCTTGGATCATTGCCACTTTAAACCCTCTGTTGCATACTATTATGATGGCCTGTCTGCACTTCTGCTCTGACAATATCatccaccatttcttttgtgataTCAGctatctcctccctctctcctgttcTGATACCAGTCTTAACCAGTTGATGGTTTTAGCTGTGGTGGGGCTGATTTTTGTGGTACCTTCAGTGTGTATCCTGGCATCCTATATTCTCATTGTCTCTGCTGTGATGAAAATCCCTTCTGTCCAAGGAAAACTCaaggctttctccacctgtggATCTCACCTTGCCTTGGTTGTTCTTTTCTATGGAGCAATCACAGGGGTCTATATGAGCCCATCCTCCAACCATTCAACTGACAAAGACTCAGCTGCATCAGTTATTTTTATGGTTGTAGCTCCTGTATTGAATCCTTTTATTTATAGCCTAAGGAACAATGAACTGAAGAGGACTTTCAAAAAGACCCTAGGCCAGAGAAAAGTCTTTTCCCAATGA